The Pyrus communis chromosome 5, drPyrComm1.1, whole genome shotgun sequence region GCGTAGCTTGACTAAAACCATCCGACGTTAGAATCTTGAATCTATCATTGAATCTTCTATGAACTCTTTTCAATTAAATTGTGCAAGCTGATCAATTATTCTCCAAATTTTCTAGTAAATAATACATGCAGTATAATATAAAACTAACAACCAGAAGTTCGCTCACATCTTTCTGCACAATCCCTCCTTTTTTGTTTCTGGGGTTATAACTAAGTGGAGGAAACAAGGCAAGGAGTGCTGAAGGAGAAAACAAGAGTACAGCTTCATAAAATAGGGTTTTAATGCAATGAcatattttcaattaatttggtATAAACGTATAGCTCTTTTTGTGCTTTTGGAGAAtaaaatcaaaggaaaactaatgaaaaaggcttgaaaactttgagttttaacgataaggaaaaataaagggtaaagtgaatagtatcaggattgactttttagtgtaaaaatatggtttttccttaaagtgaatagtaccgaaAGCTTTGcattaaagttccctaaaaTCAAACATTCCCCGTAATGAACCTAATAATTTGCATCAAAAAGTGACCAATCGCTAATCTCACACAGTTATACATTCTATCTCTTTTATAACGTGATTGACTTTCAATTTTTCTCGTAGCTCGTATGTCTTTTTGCTTGAATGTGGACAGGAGGACCAGTACTAATTTTGATCCAATGAGAATTGGGCTGTAATTCAAGCCCAAAAAGATTATTTTGATTCTTGACACAAGTGTAGAGCTTGCTTACTATAAAGCTCTCAATGATTTGGATAGTTGAAATTCTTAACCATTGCATGCATAATGGCTAATGAAGAAAGttttttgtgattaatttatCCAATAGAGGGTTTTGCATGGCAGAAATGTGTTCTTCGTCGTATTCAATCATTGTTGAATTTGATATACAAGATGTATATTAAATGGTCATTTGTCTAATGTTTCAATCTCAATTCTTGATAGTAAATTCGACGATGAGTGATATAGGTCACTAGACCACCAAGAGAACAACAGCTCTTGCTTATTTATGGAGATAGAGGCAGGAGTTTCTACAGTGTTACAAAGATGAAATGTTATCCTAACTCGATTGAGTAGTTTTTGTACATGATGTTTACACTTGTACGTTACATATTACTATAAATCTACATGATATacaatattataatttaaatagaCATTAACACGTGATTGTGTGACGGTTACAAACAAATTCCGGTGTGGCTTGGCAAGGACAATATGTCCCACTCATGATACGTGGACACAGTAACATAGTTCCACGTCAGTGAAAGTTACAGGATAAGATGATACGTAATTATTGTACATGAGGTGTAGAATCAATAAAAGATATGAAGCACGACATAGAAGGCCCCAGCAAAATCATCCCCAGTTGCCAGCCCTTTGTCTTGGAGCGAGGCATCCCTCAATTATTGTATGAGAAAtcacgtgagaaatcacgtctGTGTTTATCTATATCGTTTAATTTTGACCACAAATCGTTTGTCTCTCCTACATAATTAGCAGTCAGGTTATAATCACAATTACACAATTGCCCTCGTATCCCAACAATGctaatgaatttattttttattttctcattaaaatgatatatttgttagattagatgttaaataGGAAACCAATAGAGTTCGAACCCACGTGTGTAAGGGCATCACTTCTCTCTACCATTGTGGTATGAACTGGACTAACTAATAATAATGTTAGTATAAAATACAAACTAATCAATTTGGTTAGATATCAGTGCTATTATGAAATTATAGTtaccaaaatataaattaactaatttgattttctttattAGTTATACTCttattgtaaatatgaaataatATAAAGACTAATTAATCTCATTATATTAGTTACAAAATTGTTTTACAATTTATATAATATGTCCGAGATTCTAATGTACTATCGAGTTTTATTTTGTAACGCATTTCACACATGCCATTGTTAACGCATTGTTCTTTTATACGCATTAAAATAAGGTATAGTTGATTATTCTCAAAGATGGCTTAAGAGAAGGTCCACAAGTGCTGAAAGTGTGAAATACTAGGTCTACAAGTCAGCCTAAAAGATTTAGTAGATAGAGCGCTACCTCAGTGATAGATGATGAGCGCTACCAACGACCACTCAATGTCATGGATTGTCTACCAACTACAAGGAACGAGCATTGGGCTTAAATTACTTCTCGACTGCTCAAACCAGTTGGTGGACCTAACAACTTTTTGCCACGGAGCTCCAAAGACAAGTCTGTCCAAATGTAATCTCTAGACCACACATTCGCCAGTAACAGGGAATGAATCTTCGAAAAGGCATAAATACTATCAAATCCAAACACTCGGATTAAAATGCTTTCCAATCACTCTCGAATGAGCGCTGCATTTGGTGGCGTTGACTTGAGGAACCAAGCAAGTATCCATAAATTAAAgtggtaaaatataatttacctacaaaaacagaaaaagaaaactcaaTTCAAACAAACCTCAACATGCAGTCGTGCAATGTTAAGAGGTAAAGTTCACGCGtttcattttttcaaaatattttaatatttaattatgaaagtatttttattttattattattattatttttttcttttgaaaaaattatgaaaGTATGTTAAGACCACTTTGTAATCCTTGTCTTAGAAACACATTTTAAATTGATTCAACTCTACTTCATAATACACTTTGGTTATTTTGATTTTAAGTAAATTAtaaaaggagaaattaggttctcatccttctttttgctactccattgattaaaggGAACTTTGTAAACCTTATTCCTTTCCATTTTTTATCAAGATCCTTAGGTATTAATAAATGTCATtgattatttcaataataaaaatattttttatttctaaatatattcatttagtgtttaCAAATGTTacattatatttatatttagccatgctaaattttttatcatatattttatttttagtttgtacccatttttaatttgcaacctttttttatttttttttatttttaatttgtaccaattttctttttagttttaatttgtacttatatattaatttctttttgtgcccatattttttaaagttttatttgcatttgtgcccatattttttaacgTATTTGTACCCATGGCTTCGGGTTCgggttcccagaaacaaaaccgtgagggtgtggtaggggcccaaagtgaacaatattgtgctataGTGGTGGAgtgagcccaggatgtggtggaccccgggctaggatgtgacaggttgggtacattattttcttgctataattttgtgaagaaTAATGTTCCTGTAAAtacttattttttaagtatttagtatattttaaaaatattatttgaatttttttaaatttcataatttgggggacattaaatgcataaatgcataagTTAAATCTCTTAAATAATGTTAAGGACCTCGATCAAAATATTGAAACAAACAAGGTTTTAGTCCAACAATTAAGTTAATTAGGGatcaaaactaaaatgattcaTTATAAAAAGTGCGCATATATTTCTTGTAATAAAAactctaaaattgaaaatattgtCCTGTAAATTAAAAGATTTTGTGATTTATGTCGCCTCAAAGAAAGCGCACTTATCTCCCGGTCTGTGAGAGTGTTTGGATTGAGCGCGAATAACTCCGGCACCACTAAAACAGGCTCCAAATTAGCAAAGGTGTCAAATAGTCCACCACAATTCCAGCCATTTGAGGAGAAGGGTGTTTTgggaaaacaataaaaaaaaaggaaaaaaataagagACAATTATCGAAATTATGACATAACAGCAGGTGATTAAGGATGATGCAGGACATGCATGGACAGCCATGGAACTTGTGAAACAATATCAGACGGAGCATGTGCCTGATTGGTAGAGTCGTGTGATACTAGTCATCCCCCCATGCGGGCCCAACACGCTTTCGACACGATAAACACCACCACCTTAATGCCTCCCTCTTCTTGCTCTTCTTCCTATGATctgccactctctctctctctccccttctccttCCTATCAAGCCCGACCCAGAAGCTGCAACAAACACTGAGTTATAATCTTTAGATCCTTTGCGCGGGACCCCAGTTGGAAATTTCGGACCGTGGGATCTTAGACGTGCGGTAAGGAAGGGCGGCAAGATGAGCGCGAAGGGGCCGAGGATGAGGACCCGGGTGGGGAAGTACGAGCTGGGGAAGACGCTCGGAGAGGGAACGTTTGCGAAGGTGAAGTTCGCCAAGAACATGGAGACCGGACAGTGCGTCGCCATCAAAATCGTCGACCGCGAGCAAGTCCTCAAACACAAGATGGTCGAACacgtatgtatatatacatacatatatacaaatatatatatatatatatatatatataattcatttATATTGGTTGTTTAGAAATGTTGATATTTTGGGGATTAGGGGATCTAAGCCAAGGTTGCATGTTTTTGAGTAGTTCAGGTGATAAAAAGAGAATGACTTTGATTCAGTAATATGTttgtttcttttgaatttgggAAGAAGCGAATAATGTTTTAGGTGGTTATAAATAATGTTGAGCAGGAATGAAATtataactaatttttctttggtGTTTGTATATTGGCAGATAAAAAGAGAGATATCAACAATGATGCTGATCAAGCACCCAAATGTTACGCAAATGTTCGAGGTAATGCAAtcccttccattttatttttttattttattcaagaaaTGAATTAGAGGTGTTTTCTTTGTGATCATTATAAAAGAGAAGTTGAAACGCCTTGGCTTTGCCTacgccttttaaaacattggtgTATTTCCCCAGTGCCGTATGCATATACAGATTTCTTCGCACATTTTTGAATCGTGAACTTTTTGTGCTTATGAGTAGGTCATGGCAAGCAAAACTAAGATCTACATTGTTCTTGAGTTTGTTGATGGGGGTGAGCTCTTCGACAAAATAGTaagcaattgttgtttcaactTGCATTATCCTGTTTTCACTGAAATACTGTCTTGTTACTGTGGACGCAAGTCTTATGTTTACTTTAGAAAACAATCTTTTATCAGCTTCATGTTTCCTTAGGCCAAAAATGGGAGACTGAAAGAGGATGAAGCCAGGAGATATTTCCAGCAGCTCATTAATGCTGTGGATTACTGCCATAGTAGAGGCGTCTACCATCGCGATTTGAAGGTTTAACAGACTTTATAACTTTGTCCTGATTTCATTGGTTATACTGGATATGCTCTGGAATGAATATTTGGGTTTCTTAGACTATTCATGACTAACAGCATCAGACTCATATTTTTGCAGCCCGAAAATCTTCTTCTAGATTCATATGGAGTGcttaaaatttcagattttggaCTCAGTACGTTTGAACAGCAAGTGCGGGTGAGTAACATTGTTGCAAGAAGATTTTAGTAGATCTAAAATCTTGTATTGAAGTGGTTATAGTTAAGTGATGTACTGTTACCAGAAGTGAATCCTCTTGCTATGAGGAGTGTCTTTGGACCTTGTCGTTGGTGGGAAGTCGGaatattcaattcaatcttGTTGCCGATATGTTTTAACTTATGTTATATGACATACTAAAGCAGACAATGTGCACATTTTGTAGGAAGATGGGCTGCTTCATACTGCCTGTGGGACTCCAAATTATGTTGCTCCCGAGGTATTCACTTCCTACTTTATGAAAACAGGTTATTGCCCTGCTGTTTGATTATGTTCTTTTGTTTCTCACATTTGGTATTTTTGTATCAGGTGCTAAACAATAAGGGTTATGACGGCACATCAGCTGATATTTGGTCTTGCGGGGTCATTCTCTTTGTACTCATGGCTGGTTACCTGCCTTTTGATGAACGAAGTCTTATAGCGCTGTACAAAAAAGTATGTAACCAAGTATTGCTTTCTCTGTTTAAATGATGAGAATCTCTGGATAACTTATTAGTGTATGGCTATTGTTAATTTCAGATCTGCAAAGCTGAATTTTCATGTCCAGCATGGTTTTCATCCGGGGCAATGAAATTGATACAGTGCATACTTGATCCAAACCCTGTAACGGTGAGCTCCAAAGCCTTTTTTCCTGTGCCAAAATTCAATAAGTACATTCTTCCATACGCTcatgaaaattattatttgagACCATTGGTATATGAGCGTGTGCATGTAAACTTATTATACAGGCATTACAGGGCATTAAGATCTAAATGCAGACGATCTTTTGTTATATAGCCTGACTAGGTGTTCTTTTCTTGTTCTCGCCCTTTTTTTCTATGGCAGCGGATAACAATTCCTGAGATCTTAGAAAATGAATGGTTTAAGAAAGACTACAAGCCAGCACAGTTTAAGGAGGAAGAGGATGTGAATTTAGGTGATGTAGATGCTGTTTTCGGCGATTCGAAGGTATGAATATTAGTCAGAAGTTAATTTATTTCTCTCAACCATGAATTTTTCTAGGTATCTTTAGTCAGAAGAAtctgtaaatttttgtatgCTTGATCGAATATTGTCTTGAGTTTGTAACTTTGTACACATTCTAAAATAGCCTTTTTCTATTGGCTTGTTGCAGGAAAATTTAGTAACAGAAAGGAAAGAGAAACCTGTATCAATGAATGCTTTTGAGCTTATTTCTAGGTCAAAGAGTTTCAATCTGGAGAACTTATTTGAGAAGCAAATGGTATGAATGCTTCGGTGTGGCGCTCTATAGTATGATTTTATTTGGAGTTGCAAATTACATGTTTTGTTCCAATTGTTAGTCGGGCAGAAACTAAGGATCCTAGTTGGTTTAGGAAGATCCGAAATCAAGGATTCGCCATAATAGTGTTTGGGACTTCTAGGTCTTGTTGAATCAAGAGCATGCTTAGTTTCAGAACCCATAGTGGCCTTCTAATTCCTTATAGTTGTCAAAGTTATTCTGCAAGAGTTTGCTGCCTTCTGATCACTTGGACTTCCATACTATAGGGTCTTGTGAAACGAGAAACCCGATTTACTTCTCAACGCCCTGCAAATGAAATCATGAACAAAATTGAGGAAGCTGCAAAGCCATTGGGCTTTAATGTTCACAAGAGAGACTACAAGGTAATGAGTTTTACAATACTCATTCTCAATTCTCATGCTACACCTTATATGACTTGACTTAATATGCAAGTCATCGTATTGAAACAATTGTCTTGTTACGTTTATAAATTCCAAATATATCTTTTGCTAATTCCAAGCAATTTCAGATGAAGTTGCAGGGAGACAAACATGGAAGGAAGGGCCACCTCTCCGTAGCTACCGAGGTATTGCCTTTGGCATGCGTATATATGTTTAGTGTTCGATACAGATATTTGGAAAAACAAGTCACGACTTTACAAAATCTAAAGAAGATGTGACTTTCGATTAAGTActaccagattgtaaaacatgGTGTAATTAACTCTCTTCTTAACTTCTTGTTTAAGGTGTTCGAGGTGGCACCCTCCGTGCACATGGTAGAGCTCCGGAAAACTGGTGGTGACACACTAGAGTTTCACAAGGCAAGCgaacattttatttttgaacatttTAGTTCGAACATTTTCCATACTCTTTTTCAAGGGCCAACTTACTGTTGACTGATATTGCCCTCTAAATGTCTGTTAGTACAGTTCTACAAAACTTTCTCATCGGGTTTACAAGATATAGTGTGGAAATCTGAAGAAACTACCGAAGAATCGAGGTAAtcatctctctttccctctcatCGTCTCTCTCTGCACGCTCGCTCAAGTGTACTTGTGAGTACATTGTTACGAGAGTAGGCTTGTTGACAgatgtttaaattttttgtgcAGGGCATAATAAAAA contains the following coding sequences:
- the LOC137733409 gene encoding CBL-interacting serine/threonine-protein kinase 9-like, producing the protein MSAKGPRMRTRVGKYELGKTLGEGTFAKVKFAKNMETGQCVAIKIVDREQVLKHKMVEHIKREISTMMLIKHPNVTQMFEVMASKTKIYIVLEFVDGGELFDKIAKNGRLKEDEARRYFQQLINAVDYCHSRGVYHRDLKPENLLLDSYGVLKISDFGLSTFEQQVREDGLLHTACGTPNYVAPEVLNNKGYDGTSADIWSCGVILFVLMAGYLPFDERSLIALYKKICKAEFSCPAWFSSGAMKLIQCILDPNPVTRITIPEILENEWFKKDYKPAQFKEEEDVNLGDVDAVFGDSKENLVTERKEKPVSMNAFELISRSKSFNLENLFEKQMGLVKRETRFTSQRPANEIMNKIEEAAKPLGFNVHKRDYKMKLQGDKHGRKGHLSVATEVFEVAPSVHMVELRKTGGDTLEFHKFYKTFSSGLQDIVWKSEETTEESRA